In a genomic window of Numenius arquata chromosome 5, bNumArq3.hap1.1, whole genome shotgun sequence:
- the AADAT gene encoding kynurenine/alpha-aminoadipate aminotransferase, mitochondrial isoform X2 — MNYSRFITTVSAARKASPIRLLSEYRPDITSLSPPSLISLAGGAPNPNVFPFKRATVAIGHGTAVEIGEDLMKRALQYSASAGIPELLSWLKDFQRNLHNPPTANYSPEQGQMEVCVTTGSQEGLCKVFEMLINPGDNILLDAPTYSGTLAALRPLGCNIINVPSDQHGIIPKALKEILSTWSSEDVKNRSHHLPKFLYTIPNGCNPTGNSLTTERKKEIYQLARKYDFLIIEDDPYYFLQFEKPWAPTFLSMDVDGRVIRTDSFSKILSSGLRIGFLTGPKPLIDRVILHIQVSTMHTSTFTQIMISQLLQQWGEKGFLEHIDRVVEFYRTQRDAMLIAADKWLKGLAEWYPPAAGMFLWIKIKGVPDTQQLIMEKALQKEVLLVPGGAFNIDSSEPSSYVRASFSLSSPAQMDLAFKRLADLIKEAL; from the exons ATGAATTACTCTCGATTCATCACCACTGTGAGTGCAGCAAGAAAAGCATCTCCGATAAGACTTCTGAGTGAGTATAGACCT GACATAACATCACTA TCTCCTCCATCTCTCATCTCTCTGGCTGGGGGGGCACCAAACCCTAACGTTTTTCCATTTAAGAGGGCTACGGTTGCCATTGGACATGGAACTGCTGTTGAGATTGGGGAAGATCTGATGAAGAGAGCTCTCCAGTACTCGGCCTCAGCAGG GATTCCAGAGTTGTTgtcttggctaaaggatttccagCGGAATCTACATAATCCCCCCACAGCCAACTACAGTCCTGAGCAAGGACAAATGGAAGTGTGTGTCACAACTGGAAGCCAGGAAGGCTTGTGTAAA GTGTTTGAAATGCTTATTAATCCTGGGGACAATATCCTTTTGGATGCACCTACATACTCTGGGACATTAGCAGCT CTGAGACCTTTGGGTTGTAACATAATTAATGTTCCTAGTGACCAACATGGCATTATTCCAAAAGCTCTAAAAGAAATTCTATCTACTTGGAGCTCAGAAGATGTGAAAAATCGTAGCCACCACCTCCCCAAATTCCTGTACACCATTCCGAATGGTTGCAACCCAACAGGAAACTCTCTGACCACAGAGCGCAAGAAGGAGATTTACCAG cTTGCAAGAAAATATGATTTCCTCATAATAGAAGACGATCCTTACTACTTTCTTCAGTTTGAAAAG ccATGGGCTCCAACTTTCCTCTCAATGGATGTGGATGGCCGAGTTATCAGGACTGACTCTTTCTCTAAAATTCTCTCGTCTGG gttaAGAATAGGTTTTCTGACAGGTCCGAAGCCTCTTATCGACAGAGTTATTCTACACATTCAGGTTTCAACAATGCACACCAGCACTTTCACACAG attaTGATATCACAGCTGCTTCAGCAATGGGGAGAAAAGGGTTTCTTGGAGCATATAGACAG AGTGGTGGAGTTCTACAGGACCCAGCGGGATGCAATGCTCATTGCTGCTGACAAGTGGTTAAAAG gctTGGCAGAATGGtaccctcctgctgctggcatgTTCTTGTGGATCAAAATTAAGGGTGTTCCTGACACACAGCAGCTGATCATggaaaaagctttgcagaaagaa GTGTTACTGGTTCCTGGAGGAGCATTCAATATCGATAGTTCAGAGCCTAGTTCTTATGTCAGAGCCTCCTTCTCTCTGTCTTCACCAGCTCAGATGGATCTG GCCTTCAAGAGACTGGCTGACCTTATAAAAGAAGCTTTGTGA
- the AADAT gene encoding kynurenine/alpha-aminoadipate aminotransferase, mitochondrial isoform X1, whose product MGEPCVSRLLHESAQYRRLNPRTERRPPCLGGGPACSCRPRSPHGPTAAAPARPGRSPLPRAPAPQEPPREALAAPQRAGPHMPSSAGSRRCPLRPPPPPAPRRPAGMNYSRFITTVSAARKASPIRLLTELMQKSPPSLISLAGGAPNPNVFPFKRATVAIGHGTAVEIGEDLMKRALQYSASAGIPELLSWLKDFQRNLHNPPTANYSPEQGQMEVCVTTGSQEGLCKVFEMLINPGDNILLDAPTYSGTLAALRPLGCNIINVPSDQHGIIPKALKEILSTWSSEDVKNRSHHLPKFLYTIPNGCNPTGNSLTTERKKEIYQLARKYDFLIIEDDPYYFLQFEKPWAPTFLSMDVDGRVIRTDSFSKILSSGLRIGFLTGPKPLIDRVILHIQVSTMHTSTFTQIMISQLLQQWGEKGFLEHIDRVVEFYRTQRDAMLIAADKWLKGLAEWYPPAAGMFLWIKIKGVPDTQQLIMEKALQKEVLLVPGGAFNIDSSEPSSYVRASFSLSSPAQMDLAFKRLADLIKEAL is encoded by the exons ATGGGGGAGCCCTGCGTTTCACGACTTTTGCACGAATCCGCACAGTATCGGCGTCTAAACCCCCGCACCGAAAGGCGACCGCCCTGCCTTGGCGGcggccctgcctgcagctgccggccccgctcccctcacggCCCAACGGCAGCCGCGCCGGCCAGGCCGGGCCGCAGCCCGCTGCCCAGGGCCCCAGCCCCGCAGGAGCCGCCCCGGGAGGCGCTCGCCGCCCCGCAGCGGGCGGGCCCGCACATGCCCAGCAGCGCGGGCAGCCGCCGCTGCCCtctccggccgccgccgccgccggccccgcgccGTCCTGCCG GTATGAATTACTCTCGATTCATCACCACTGTGAGTGCAGCAAGAAAAGCATCTCCGATAAGACTTCTGA CTGAATTGATGCAGAAGTCTCCTCCATCTCTCATCTCTCTGGCTGGGGGGGCACCAAACCCTAACGTTTTTCCATTTAAGAGGGCTACGGTTGCCATTGGACATGGAACTGCTGTTGAGATTGGGGAAGATCTGATGAAGAGAGCTCTCCAGTACTCGGCCTCAGCAGG GATTCCAGAGTTGTTgtcttggctaaaggatttccagCGGAATCTACATAATCCCCCCACAGCCAACTACAGTCCTGAGCAAGGACAAATGGAAGTGTGTGTCACAACTGGAAGCCAGGAAGGCTTGTGTAAA GTGTTTGAAATGCTTATTAATCCTGGGGACAATATCCTTTTGGATGCACCTACATACTCTGGGACATTAGCAGCT CTGAGACCTTTGGGTTGTAACATAATTAATGTTCCTAGTGACCAACATGGCATTATTCCAAAAGCTCTAAAAGAAATTCTATCTACTTGGAGCTCAGAAGATGTGAAAAATCGTAGCCACCACCTCCCCAAATTCCTGTACACCATTCCGAATGGTTGCAACCCAACAGGAAACTCTCTGACCACAGAGCGCAAGAAGGAGATTTACCAG cTTGCAAGAAAATATGATTTCCTCATAATAGAAGACGATCCTTACTACTTTCTTCAGTTTGAAAAG ccATGGGCTCCAACTTTCCTCTCAATGGATGTGGATGGCCGAGTTATCAGGACTGACTCTTTCTCTAAAATTCTCTCGTCTGG gttaAGAATAGGTTTTCTGACAGGTCCGAAGCCTCTTATCGACAGAGTTATTCTACACATTCAGGTTTCAACAATGCACACCAGCACTTTCACACAG attaTGATATCACAGCTGCTTCAGCAATGGGGAGAAAAGGGTTTCTTGGAGCATATAGACAG AGTGGTGGAGTTCTACAGGACCCAGCGGGATGCAATGCTCATTGCTGCTGACAAGTGGTTAAAAG gctTGGCAGAATGGtaccctcctgctgctggcatgTTCTTGTGGATCAAAATTAAGGGTGTTCCTGACACACAGCAGCTGATCATggaaaaagctttgcagaaagaa GTGTTACTGGTTCCTGGAGGAGCATTCAATATCGATAGTTCAGAGCCTAGTTCTTATGTCAGAGCCTCCTTCTCTCTGTCTTCACCAGCTCAGATGGATCTG GCCTTCAAGAGACTGGCTGACCTTATAAAAGAAGCTTTGTGA